From a single Amyelois transitella isolate CPQ chromosome 18, ilAmyTran1.1, whole genome shotgun sequence genomic region:
- the LOC106137853 gene encoding EEF1A lysine methyltransferase 1 yields MDDDEDVPTLSAETFAALQEFYTEQRKRQEIMTKLEADDKLKENILFDENWQLSQFWYDEATVQALVKVVDKMLPDGGRVALISCPTLFVPVKRQIEDRATVSLLEYDRRFEVHAPDFIFYDYNTPEKLPPEALHSYDLVVADPPFLSEECISKTSETIKLLAKGNIVVCTGAVMKENVEKLLALKLCQFQPHHRNNLANEFACYANFDLDSVLR; encoded by the exons ATGGATGACGATGAAGATGTACCAACCCTGTCAGCGGAAACTTTTGCAGCCCTACAGGAGTTCTACACTGAACAACGGAAGCGACAAGAAATAATGACCAAGCTGGAAGCTGATGACAAGctcaaagaaaatatactaTTTGATGAAAACTGG CAACTAAGTCAATTCTGGTATGACGAGGCAACAGTGCAGGCTCTGGTGAAGGTAGTGGACAAAATGCTGCCTGACGGTGGGAGGGTGGCTCTCATCTCCTGCCCCACGCTGTTCGTGCCGGTCAAGAGACAGATAGAAGATAGAGCAACAG ttTCCCTGCTAGAATACGATAGACGGTTCGAGGTGCACGCTCCAGACTTCATCTTCTATGACTACAACACACCAGAAAAACTGCCGCCTGAAGCTCTACATTCATACGACTTGGTCGTAGCAGACCCTCCTTTCTTATCCGAAGAATGCATCAGTAAAACCTCTGAGACAATAAAGTTGCTAGCCAAAGGCAATATAGTGGTGTGTACGGGTGCCGTAATGAAGGAAAATGTTGAAAAACTACTGGCGCTGAAGTTGTGCCAGTTTCAGCCGCATCATAGGAACAATTTGGCCAATGAGTTTGCTTGTTACGCTAATTTTGATTTAGATAGTGTGTTAAGATGA
- the LOC106137854 gene encoding N-alpha-acetyltransferase 80 encodes MNFNSLSILPLHHYPEYLKPCCDLINAEWPRSETARMMSLQASCDSLPTSFILVNDKCVIGHCKLTPIPSIPESCFIETVVISKSLRGKKLGSFLMNKMEDYGRDVLKLKMMHLSTKGQENFYAKLGYELCPPVSIYGTCVNSMFKKSEEESSETVKYVPQNAETSGFAPPPPPPPMPKAPDINGSNQKNCIKSTKTFMFKYL; translated from the coding sequence ATGAATTTCAACAGTCTTTCAATATTACCACTTCATCATTATCCGGAGTACCTCAAGCCATGCTGCGACTTAATAAACGCAGAATGGCCTCGCAGTGAGACTGCTAGAATGATGTCGCTTCAAGCATCGTGCGACTCTCTGCCCACCAGCTTTATTCTAGTTAATGATAAATGTGTCATAGGGCATTGTAAATTAACGCCCATCCCAAGTATACCCGAGAGTTGCTTCATCGAGACTGTAGTTATAAGTAAATCACTGCGTGGAAAGAAATTGGGCAGTTTTCTTATGAACAAAATGGAAGATTATGGAAGAGAcgttttaaaactaaaaatgatGCATTTGTCCACGAAAGGACAGGAGAACTTCTATGCAAAATTGGGATATGAGTTATGTCCTCCAGTGTCAATTTACGGCACTTGTGTGAAtagtatgtttaaaaaatcagAGGAAGAAAGTTCAGAGACTGTTAAATATGTGCCACAAAACGCAGAAACTAGCGGGTTTGCGCCGCCGCCCCCTCCCCCACCGATGCCGAAGGCTCCTGATATAAATGGCAGTAACCAAAAGAACTGTATCAAAAGTACTAAaacatttatgtttaaatatttataa